Sequence from the Panicum virgatum strain AP13 chromosome 5N, P.virgatum_v5, whole genome shotgun sequence genome:
ACCGGACGAGTCCGTCTGATCTCCATAAACCCAACGCAGGGAGCCAGgggagcagagagagagagagagagagagagagagagatcagcGGAGGGACATGGCGACCGAGATCCAGGCCTACGGACGACGGCGCGGCACCTTTGTGGTGTCGTTCGACGGGGACCTCTTCGACGCAACGCTCACCAAGTCCGGCGACGTGGTGGAGTCGTGGGTGGACAAGACCTACCgcatccaccgccgcagccgccaccccaTCGTCGCTGGCCTCGACGTGGAGTGGCGCCCCGCCCGCGAGCCGGGCCCCGTCGCCGTGCTGCAGGTCTGCgtcggccgccgctgcctcgtCTTCCAGATCCTCCGCGCCGACTACGTCCCCGACGCCCTCTCCTGCTTCCTCGCCGACCGCCGTTTCGCCTTCGTCGGGGTCGGGATCCGCGACGACGTGGCCATGCTGCGTGACGGGTACGGGCTGGAGGTGTCGCGCGCGGTGGAcctgcgccgcctcgccgcgcgcacgcTGGGGAGGCCCGAGCTGCGCGA
This genomic interval carries:
- the LOC120675889 gene encoding Werner Syndrome-like exonuclease, which translates into the protein MATEIQAYGRRRGTFVVSFDGDLFDATLTKSGDVVESWVDKTYRIHRRSRHPIVAGLDVEWRPAREPGPVAVLQVCVGRRCLVFQILRADYVPDALSCFLADRRFAFVGVGIRDDVAMLRDGYGLEVSRAVDLRRLAARTLGRPELRDAGLRALVRGVMGVRMEKPHHVRVSVWVKRELTEDQFKYACADAFASMEVGWRLYNDA